From the genome of Solanum dulcamara chromosome 12, daSolDulc1.2, whole genome shotgun sequence:
ATGGGGAAGAAGTAAGAGAAATTAAAGGCGTTgactttgtgtttttttttgcaTTTCCTTAATATTTgggagtgttttttttttttttctagctTAAGGTTAAGGTAAGCTAAAGCGGGTGTTTGAATAAAATAAGTAGTACTTATGGATTAAAAGTCAAAAGGGCCAACTTGAGAatataaaattaagaaaatgatTATATAGAGGGAGTATGCCGACTGGGAAATAATATTGGGTGCCACGTTTACGGGACACATTAATGCCAGCTGGcttgcttcttcattggctTGATTGATTTTAGTTTTATAGACTTTTTATAGCTTGACATAGATTTCCTCTCTTCATTATCAAGCTAATAATgttgtttcctttttttcttttgttaaaaGTTTTTACGCGCTTGAAAcattttatcttatatttttGAACTAAATATATCCCTTTTATTATATAATTGATGCGAAAATACCACTTTTCAATTAAAACCCTCCAATATGGCCGATACCAATCCAAGTGGCCTGATATTTTATTGAGGTGAATACCACCTCACTGTCTCAACCCCATTTTATCCCTTCCCCAGCTTTTCTTCCAGCACCTCCTCCCCTTCATACAATTATCACGACACCACACTTCTCTCATACTCGTGCAATTCTCAAACAGGTGTGCTAGTGTAGTATTTCTTCAAACTTAATCCTAGGACCTCCATCTATTTCATAGCTCCAACATTGACGACCTTAAAATTTTATTCAAAGTCGTAAAACTGAAATAAGGAAATTGGGAACCGTCAATCTTAAGCTTTTACACATTATTGATATTTTCGTGATGTTATCTGCTTCTTTTCATATAGTTTACTGTTCCCCTTGTGATTTCATTAGAATGTCACATGGCTTGGTGACAAAATCAAAACTTTGGGTCTTCTTCAAGCACCAAATTTGCCACAAGTCTTTACCGTTTGCCCTATAAATAATATGAACCTTCTTCTCGTtatcataaaaaattaaaatatcatcctaaataattatttttcctttgatttctTTACAGAAGGATTAGAAcacaattttcttatttctattaATGGTCTGGTTCAATTCAGTTGAAATCTTGAAGATAAAGAATAGACGATTAATTTGCTATAATGgaagaatttttatttaaattgattttcAGTCCATAAAAAAGAAGATTGAAGTTAATTAGGAAATGGGTCTTCTTTCCTAGATAGAAATCCATCGGAGAAAGTGAGGAATAAAAGTCAGAATGAGTTGATGGCAGTGGTTGGATGCGGGGAGAGGAGGTGGTGGAAGAAAACACAggggaaggggtaaaatgggtTTGGGATGGTGAAGTGGCATAACATGGCATCTACCTCAATGAAATATCAGGCCACTTGGATCAATTTTTGTCATGTTGAAGGGTCTTAACAGAAAAGGGGTATTTTTGCGCCAATTGTATAACGGGAGAGGTATATATAGTCCAAAAATATAATGAGaagtatatttaaactatttttaatagtacAGAGTATATTGGCCCTTTTCTGTTTTACTTGTCTATTATACTATTTTGAGATGtcccataatatttatttaacttataaaattaattaataatttatcatGATGTGTCTATTTTATTCTTGCTATTAAATACTAttcatttttcaatatttaagATGACTTGTATTTCAtaagagttatttgataaaattatacTTATCATTTACTGTTTTTTAGTCTCTATGTCAAGTTAATAGTAGGTAACTATTGTAGGATAGAAGAAGTAATATTCACTTCGGAGATATTAATAGTTCAATTGATTGACTATTTGAACAAACAGTTTGAGCTTAAGCTTCAAAGCTTTCTCTCATGACTGATCACAAAGTTTTGTAAATCATCACGAGCCAATGACGATGACGCCTTGTCGGAGAAAGGGAGAGGAAGCGCACATCATTAAAGTTTGAATTTAAAAAGAATTGGAATtcatgaaagaaaagaagaaaaaaatcaccCATGAAAAAGGAAAGAATGTTACTCCCTtcattccatattaagtgaatttgtgaaGCAATgtacacatattaagaaaaacatttaataacataatttgaaccatacttTCTACTATTAccctttgtaaaatcataaatataactttgcaagtagtatgatttatctcctagaaaatataaaatttcaataaatgaaaggatgcaaatatgaaaaaagttttaaacatcTATCTTAAACtgtgaacaattcaattattttaaactatgaaaaatttctcaaaaattcacttaatatgaaatgggaaaaatattaatttaggGTTATACACTAATTTGAATAGAGAAAAGAGGAAAGACAGATAATTGATAAACACAATTTCTAGAATTAAGCATAGAAATACGTTCATTGGAAGGTACACTCTTAAACTAGAAATAGCTATTAAATTGATAATATAACtgtgaattataattttttgaaattataaCGGTATATAATAAATACACAATATATGTTTGTcttattatgtaatttttcctataAGGAAAGTTGTATAAGCACTTCTGGCTTCTTAATTGTTGCTAAATTTCAGTTTTAGTCCTCGTGATATTTAATTaaacatattttattaattaaaatatacatttttaATTCCTTTCCTTGAGAATATTCACGAGTTTATTATAATAATTGACAACTACACCACTTAATCATCATGTTTTATGTTGATCTTgcattattactttatattcgACGGAAAAGTAATCAAGACACACATTTGAAgtaattgaaaattaaataaattttatcagATATTACGATGGCTGTAATAAAAAGTTATCACTAATTGAGAAATTAAAAGTGTTTTtacatcaatttctcatgtTTCAAAGAAAGAAACATATCATATAAGTTGGAACTAGTAATTATTCCTAATTTGCTTTACGATAGCTATGATAGAGtttgtcataaaaaaattatagacTATATAGTAAATCAGTTGATTGGTTAtcataaatcttttttttttggatgcCAAGGAATTTTGTAACAGATTTTGCTTGAATTATAGCTTTCATTTAAGCCGTTTGTATTTAGTTCTTATCAGGCATCTGTAATTTTATAGATATGCCGCATTCTCAcgcacaaaaaaataataaaaaattatatcatatacaatataataacatactcagtacaatttaaaaagtaaaatctagaaaaaacatgatatacataaattttattcttaattttataagataaagaaattatttatgatatgttcttgatctaaaaaaaaaaaaggatagtcGAAGGGGAAAAAAATGACATCATAATATCAATATAaaaagtaagaaagaaggaAGATTACATAATATAGCTAATGGATTTGCTAACATCAATGTTTGGATATGGACTTGAACTACGAACGATGTGGgcttttttaatttgattgtttATTTTGTCTTAACAATAATTTTTGCAACATATAATCAACAAAAAATTGGAAAGGTCTAATATATTGTGGGCTTTAATTTTTCAGATATTAAGTGACCTTAGGAACAAACCATAAGACACTTGAATCTATTGTTAGATATAGTATTTTCTTTGTCAGCTTGTAAACATGCAAACCACTCCTTAGCAAAGCTTGATTAATTTATCTATGTTTGTCATATGGTTTCTGAAATTGTGGTTGAGTTTACACATTTCTTTTCAAGatatataacaataatatattaatGTAATTTCACAAATAAGGTGTGAAAAAGGTAATGGTTACACATATTTTATCCCTTTTTTGGGACTTGAGAGGTAGAGGTTGTTTTTGATAGATTCTCGATAGGTTCAAGTAAAAACACTATAAAACAGTTCATAAAACGAAAACAACGAGAGTAAAGAAGTCAAGATAAAATGCTAAAAAAAGACATGACAAAACATACTACAAAAAGTATTCAAAGTGTCATGAAAGATTCattaaaaaatcttttaaagTTCATAACATGCTCAAATAGATTTGTGAGTGAAGTGATGACAACCACAAAGGTCATCAAGGTTTTTGGAGTATTCTTCCAACCATCGTGAGTTTGGAGAACTTAAAGAAAGCGTGTAAGATAGACTTCAAGGCAACTAACTTGCTAAAGtagttattttaataatttaatcgtaatttacttatttttgcaAGACTAGTATAAATAGTTGCAAGTCTTCGTATGGTTAACTAACTTGGAAGATCAAGAGATACTTTTTGTGTGAGTTTATGTGAGGATCCTTGTATCTCTTCAATGAACCTCTTTTAGAATTCTTTAAGTAAAAATTTTCACGTATGAATTTATTTCTCTTCCCCCTTGGATTGAATTATTTAATACTTAATGtattttaattgttatattaccctttcttttcttctaaaGTCTATTCCCCTCCTTTCTATCTCTTAATCGAATCCTTATTATTTTATCTTTGCTTTTGCTTATTTGATTGtgattcaatttattttgtCCTTACCTCTACAATCACATTACATGATCTTGACCAAAGATGGAATCTACACATTAATAAAACTTCATATGGCCTTTAATTTGTCAAAAAAGACATGCATTTTTATCTCAATTTCACTTTCAAGTCATAAACCGTGGGAGAAATGGTCATTAAAGAAATCCAAATGGACATATTTGAACATACACACAAATGACTTCCTTTCATTAGTCTTATAAATGATACCTACTCTCCAATAATCctaaagtcatttttttaaatcttcCAAACAAAGAAGGAGATTTTCACGAACCTAGCATGTTTTGGTATACAATCCGTATAATTAAGTTGAAATCATTTTctaattgtcacgccccgagagggtaccctaggcgtggccggcactcagaaaccatctctggcttccgagagaaccacttggtctcattactcatttgttcatcagcggaagacttaataatactaatgtgggattgtcataatcaaaggaaaaatatataattcttagaagaagtagtttctaaggagaactactctgattacatcatcagactctgtctatgaagcctctaatactcttagatggtgccaatgacatgtccatggctacctcaaaagaaacatcacactcaacaataataaaaggataaggagttccttcgaatacaagaaggactcaccaaatagctgaaaagaaatgatcttcaacgatgcgcctgttgaggatctctaacacctgtatctgcatcataaaacgatgcaggtcgaatgacgtcagtacgtggaatgtacgagtatgtaaaatggcaggaaggtaaggacagatatcaagaaactcctctcaagaaaactcagctcagaactcaacatcatctcaacatgaatatgtaatgcaagtttaaaatataataataaaaataatagtaataagcaatgcttactcagttgggagtttctctaaccgacaaccatcacttatgagctagcgatgatacaacgaagcgatgtcgttgccacatccatccaataccttgccagggtaaaggacatcaccatcttggatccattcatcaaagtcctctttttgggacttaagaggcatagcctccatcctacgttggctacgtagttctggagtttgagtcaattaaactcttacccaactcggtgctcaatactactcccaaaatatgtgctcatattaaactcatcatctagtctcattggactttaatttaaatcatcaaactcatctcatttcatgttcatcaatcattatacttccaaaaacatcatttacatctcatcaaaacatcttgctcaaaatatcatttttctcaaattcattcaaattcaactcttttactctttcaaaactcaataaaatacatatatagtattaattcatataactctctttgtatcaataaaaataataaaaagccaacatctttactcaaaacatatgtaaaaatattcatgaacatcaaatcaattagaattcatgggaaagtagccatgaacaataattccaataatatgagagataacaataataataatattaatgcataaatatatcaaactcaatagaagaagaattaattcatctagaattcaagatttgaataaaactcaactataactcaattataataaatttaaatattgggcgcatggacgaactcaatccaatgctatgaaagccttacataccttaaatccgaaggtttactccgaattggaatactcttggatccctagccttttcttctcgccggagcgttttgtgtactacccggagtataagaataaccggagtagtatttttatactactaaaactaaaactatatttgagaagaagtatatagagagaagaaatgcttaggaaagcttgatgaataaaatgaggaaataaggtgggtatttataggtgggaaagagggacctaacaataaataaaataattataaagaaaaatctaaaaatttaatggaatatattgatgtcatggatgatgttaaatggaggacaatttatgtcatgcatgatgtcaaatgcatctagatgtttccatggtaggtaagatgagttctttttaacagaatactcattttcgaagctacgtttgaataagataaattccttattaggatttggtttcttcataagaattgtagatatgaaagtttaatttcatatcgttcaagaatcaaccaatttggagcaacctacactgatatatgaattttcttctatcaacactcaatttcgtcacagcactatatcttgcaaagattaatttatttgacctacttatactccgaatttgaagttatgttcttcatgaaagttgtaggtaaggatgttgtgattacccagaaatttgaatcacctaatttggaccaacctatgaaaagttatgcccaaaatacagaggctgtattatttttatcgagaattgaaataccgacatacaacattttaggggttgttacactaATTAAGACTAATTTTGAAATTAGAGTCTTCTTATTAAAGCccacattttgaaatcaaacaAGCTTGGAGTGAAATTTGAGATaatcaattatcaaatcaattaagagCATGTTTAACATTGTTGTTGGAAGGCCGACAAACGCTTATtttaagattattattatttaaaaaaattaaggtatTTGATCAATGAGTAAAACTACCTTTAAATGGAAATAGAAGCTATTTTTCTGCAGTTGGGAAAAAACTAGAGTTTCTGCTTCTTAAAAAAAAACAgaagcaatttttttttcaagatcAAAATAACCctgtcatatatacatatttaccaATTATATTCTTTATTAACTAAGTAGCATATTTTTATAAGTttggtcaagtttcaattttttcaaaaaatattttttatttttatataagtaattttttaaattttattttattattatatgttatattttatattttattttacgtaTTATTGtgcagaattttttttaaaaaaagggtaACAACAATACTTTTTCAGGATGAAGACATTATCACAAAGATCGACGAAAAAGATGGACCTTTAGCTATACCTTAAAAAATACAAGACAGATATTCTACTATTATGGATGTGTTCTATGATAAAATTTAGAGATagaattgttaaaaaaaaattgtgatgtATAAAggactttatttatttttatggtaTATGGAGTGATTTAATTTGTGGAatggtttttaaatttattttgcttaaaatttttaattatatttaaatcatcatgttaatattatattcaatatttaatttatttttttatttttactctatgtataatattgattaaaaatttgaatatgtacattttaatttaatgaaaatataattaaaaaatttataatagatagttaaaataatttctctCTATAGAATAATCTTAATATAAAAGCGCATGAATATTTGTCTTTTTTTCGTAATTTAATTCTCaaaacacttttaaaaaaaattgatcaaacacAATCTgcttatcaaaaatatttttcaaatgaacTAACCAAATATAAATTGCTTTTTCTACTTTTCTAAAacaaaaactattttaaaaagaatgtttTTGAACATAAGTAGATTTCAACAACGGCAAACAAGTCCTAAGCTTCTTGCTCAACAATATAAACTAATCATTTGCCCAAAAAAAGgactaattataataattaattcttaaTAACCTTAAACTAACAAAATGAAATACATACTTTATTGAAAAAAATGTGTAAAATAGACAAAAATCTCCATTCACTTTTATTGTCTACTATATTGATTTTGTTTGgatgattgttatgtattgtttcataatatattgTATCGTAttgttttttattatgttgTATTATATCGTATTATATTGTTTTAAAGAATACAATGGTTGAATAGATTATATCGTTATTTGTCGTTACATCCATAGTTTGAATGATAGACATACAAGAAATTATAGGGTATGAGGTAAAAATACTATGAAAAGGTAGAGTAAATGctaaaataaaatgatttaataataagtaaagacaaaatgagaagaaaatattatgaTAACAACACGATCACATTAAATCGGTCGTTACAAAAATAGGTCTTTTCGTTGTTATATAACGATGGATTTAAATGATACGATATATTagaatttaagtaacaatcaaaacaaacattgtatttaaactatcaatacaatacaacacaacaggtaacaaccatccaaacaaggtgtaaaaatatatttatacttTAACTCTatcacttttaacatatcaagagaaaaatgtattttttcatattttactctaaacattaattacttatttcttaaaattgttTAAGACTAAAAATCAACATCAATTATTAATCTTTAAAAAAATGTGCAAATTTCAAATTGAACGAGTAAAAATAAacgaaaaaaaatgattaagaaattgtatttatgaaggaatctggaaagagttgactaaataatatgaaattaatGAAGTATTTAATTTGAAAGAGGTTGGGATTTGGGGTGAAAATAGTACTTACTAGAACTTAAAGAAACACcgtgaaagaaggaaaaaaataaaatgattttgGTCGTCGgcaaaatacaaaaatagagaACGGATTTGAGCAAGATTTTTGTCCACTCACATCatgttaaaaaaaagaagaaggaaaaatataaaagtaTTTAAATTTAACCATTATTTAAGTGATTAACCAGAGTGGAGTGTTCCCTCAAggaagtttttaaaaaaaattactacgTTCCTTTCAATTCTTGAAATTAAAACTATGCCAATAGTAAagtgtatcaaaatatttttaattttcatgACCTTAAatataataagtaaaaaaattgGAATTAAGATATTATCAAAAAAGtgataatatttcttttaaacaaactcaaaaaaaacaaactaaTGGAGTGTCTTTTTTCTCTTTCCCATGGACTtccattttaatattattatttttttgtattttgttgATAACTAGAAAATACTAACTTCAAAATTAATGTTGAAAAGTGTTTACTACAATTGTCCCCATCACGTGAAGtactcctcttcttcttttttttcaccCACGTGAAAGTACTCCTCTGATACAGTATTATGAGCGCCCCCCACATAAaaatttttgatatattaaattataaaatattatattttatactaccTCCGTCTTATATTAAATAGACACTTTCAATTTTATACgataattaagaaattattaatatattaaatttttttactattttattctttatttatatcaacacaatatacataaaatatagaaatagttagtattgaaaattgtttacattcaaaaagctatattaattgtaggagtaaaatagaaaaaatttaattaattttatcttgatttactaagtgatcaaataatatggacaaatatttttagtaaaatgGTTATTTAATATGAAACGGAGATAGtaatattatttataacattttcaaatatataaaagacaaaaaaaaaaacttttgctTACTTTCTTTTCAATAACTTACTTTACTTTTCGTTTTAGTCATTCCAAAGAAAATTGAAACATTTTTATGCTTATTTTAACTAcacaaatattaataatttattttaaactataaactttaatttctttttttaaaattcgtGTTAAATTAAATTAAGTCATGTAAATTAAGATGATAAGGCAAACAAATAAATACCTTGACATGTTAAAACAGATCCTCCACCTACGGCATGATTTGGCCCCTCTTATAAGAGAGATAAGagagtgaaaaaaaaaaaaacactttggCTATAGCTTAGCAACAAGCAAACACTATGTTCTCCTCAGATGAAAATCTTTTTCacttcatcatcttcttcattcttCTTATGGCACTACCCACCTTCATCTTGTCTCAATTCGTCACTTCTCCCTACGGAAAACACTTCAATTCAGCTAAATCAGGTACCACAATTTCTCCCCCAATTGCGTGGGCTTTCATGGAAAGCCCTACGCTTTGGCTCACATTTCTCCTATTTCCTTTGGGGAAAAATTACACAAATCCATTAGCTTATCTCCTAATTTCCCCTTTCCTCTTTCACTATACAAATCGTACTATCATTTACCCTCTTCGCCTCCACTTCCGCAAATCAACTAATAATTTCCCTTTGAATATCGCTGTTTCGGCTTTTATTTACAATTTATTGAATGCTTACATACAGAGCAGATGGGTTTCTCATTATGCTAACTACGAAGATAACGACTGGTTTTGGGTACGGTTTTGTATTGGGCTGGTCTTATTCGGGTCAGGTATGGTGGTGAATATTTGGGCCGATGGAGTGTTAATGGGCCTGAAGAGTCAAGGGGATGGATACAAGATACCGAGAGGTGGGCTTTTTGACTATGTAAGTAGCCCAAATTATTTGGGAGAGATAGTGGAATGGTTGGGCTGGGCTTTGATGACGTGGTCATGGGCCGGGCTTGCGTTTTTTGTGTACACGTGTGCTAATTTGGTTCCTAGAGCTGTTTCGAATCATAAATGGTACGTGGAGAAATTTGGGGAGGATTATCCTAAGGATAGAAAAGCTGTATTTCCGTTTTTGTATTGATATTTTTGTATCTTgttttggatggttgttactgTTGTATCGTATTCGTATTGTACTGTAttgttaattttaaatataatatttgttttgatttttattcaaattttagtATTTTGTATCTTTAAATTCATCATTAATTATCGATGAAAAGTATGTTTCTTAGTTTTTTCTCTCCTTATAATCTAAGGATCATGTTTTATTCTTATCCTACTTTTTTATGATAGTTGTATTATGTGtccttttttattatatttgttctttaaattatttatgtgaCATTATGTAACAACGAGAAATTATAATCTATCCATATTCAGTGTATTAATCAAAACAGAAAAGTATGATACAATACAACGGGTGCTATCGGATGGTTTAATTGGATATTTCTATTTAGTAATTTAGCTTATCtgatattgatttttaaatatattaaccCGCTAACTGAGTTGATAACGTAAATTATTATCAATTCTATTTGTTGTTTAAATTTATAGTACCTTCACAACTGAATTTGTATTTTAAGACTACTGTATCCATTACTAATACCAAAAATGTGCCTAATTTTGGATGAATTAGATGGTATTATGTAGCTCCAATGCAACAAATCAGAACTGATCCATTAGATTTTGGACTGCTCTATAAGGTTGCAAAAATGAATGGAAGTTCAGTTAGATACAAAACATGTGTTTTAGAGTTACTAAAAATAAACTTTATATGCATAAGGTAGAAATGTTAATTACAAAATTTCAAACCGTTTTCtaatcatcaatttgataacttaataCTCCccgtcccatattagatgggTTATTAAAAATGTTTGTCTCATATTAtttgatcacttactaaatcaagatagaattaattaaatttttcttattttacccCTACTATTAATATAACattttgaatgtaaacaattttcaatactagttatttctatactctatgtatattgcATTAATATAAACAAAAGGCAAAATAGTAAAGTCTTTCAAtgtattaataatttcttaatcatCATGTAAAGTTGGAAGTGTCCATCTAATATGagtatcaattttttttatgaatatgtCAAGTATTTTGTTGTGCTGGTTTTCGATGACTTGCAATATCTTGTCTATCATAAATGTTCCTCGGAGTGATGAGGAAAAAGGCATATCTAGGAAAATATAGGGAGGGAAATGTTCAATAGTCCCTCTAATTGGTGAATTGTTGGGATATAACACGTCTTTTATGAAAGTATTTAAGGATAAAAaactaaaagttatttttcatagctatcattttaattatttctaaGTTCTTGTTCTagaaaatttataataattaaaaagaacATATATAGAGAAAAGTTTCAACAATTGTCTTGAACTTACTTATTTTGAACTATAATAAAAGTCTCAACAGATTTATTTAATAGGAAAATTGGTTATTTTTAGGCCATTtgtaaaaattttaataaattttacacataaaagatcatcatttttacacataatttttttgcaaagggctattttatttttgatattttataagTGACGAAGAAATCGCAATTCCTCAAAATAAATTAGTTAGATGGCATGACagtgaaaataaaattacattagAATCTATTAAGTTCGATCTCTTAATAGGCATTTGACCATGAAAATCAaatactatttattttatttgaaatttttaaagttgaaattgtgtttgatcattttttttatacagAATATTTTGCAAGCGAATGaccataaattccaaaatatttttgaggAATTAAATTTGAGTGAAGTTTAGATTGAAGTTTCAAAATGTATTTGATCATAGTTTTTGAAaacatattttcatattttttttaacatgacttatattcataaatttaaaaatgatcaaaaatacaCATAAATTTGACacaaattatcatttttataatGAACTATATAATAcattatcctaaaattcatAACACAATctttaataaaaattactaaTAACACAATTACTAATTACTATAATTCATCATATTACAATTAATTACAAAAATTCATCAGTTAAAAAAAGTTAGTGCGACTCTAATGCCAAAGTCAAAAAGGTAGGGGTGTGCATAAACTGGTTTAAGCgataaatcaaaagaaaatattactgATTTATCAGTATTGAGTTATTGgattaactatttttaaatgattttgtaattttttttaatgggtTATCGATTTCGTTTCtaattttatgt
Proteins encoded in this window:
- the LOC129876326 gene encoding steroid 5-alpha-reductase DET2, whose product is MFSSDENLFHFIIFFILLMALPTFILSQFVTSPYGKHFNSAKSGTTISPPIAWAFMESPTLWLTFLLFPLGKNYTNPLAYLLISPFLFHYTNRTIIYPLRLHFRKSTNNFPLNIAVSAFIYNLLNAYIQSRWVSHYANYEDNDWFWVRFCIGLVLFGSGMVVNIWADGVLMGLKSQGDGYKIPRGGLFDYVSSPNYLGEIVEWLGWALMTWSWAGLAFFVYTCANLVPRAVSNHKWYVEKFGEDYPKDRKAVFPFLY